The genomic interval GACCCTCGATAGATCAGCAGGATTGGCCCGTAGTTGTAGAGTATCCTGTTTGATTGTGGTTACCCATCCCTTTGCGTTCGAGAGCGCAACTGCCAGCAATGCCGCGTGCTGGCGCATAATGCTGGTTGCATCAGGCTGGCTGATGGCGAGAGTAGCATGTACTGTTGCTTTAGATAGATAGTCGCCTGAACCTGATAGCCCAAAGGTATCGCCTTCCTCTGTAATATCCTGTTGCGTGCATACTGAGGAAAGTGTCCGGTAATCAGGGCCTTTCGATCCCTCGATAATATCGAGTAAGCTCTGCGCCTCACATTGAATGGCAGAAGTATTATGGCTGTATGCAAAATTCTGTAAGACATCTGCCTGGATATTCAGCAGATGTGCTTGCAAGAGGCTCCCAACCAGCACGCCGATTTGCTCAGGTGTAGTAGGAAATTTGACAAGTAGATGCTGAATATGCGCAAAAGCCTGGGGCGGAAATGAACCGGAAAGCTCAACATTACCGGTGGGTAGCCTGGCTCCCTTGCGCTCCAGAGTAACTTCAAGTTTGTTTCCGCTCGCCAATAGATTGGTACTACCCCCACTATAGGATAATGAGTAGGTTTGCTGATGTAGTACGAGCGTTCCTAATATGATGACCTGTTCGCTCTGGTCATTGATGTACCACGCATCGTATTCGTACCCGGTGGGAGGAGCGCTCAAGCCATGAACAACGATACTGAGTGCATTGGAGTTCCCTGGAGTAATATGGCTTGCATCTAGAAACGTCACCTGCCCACTCACGGTTACAGCCCCTGCTCCTTTCTGCGTGAGCAACAGGATGCCTGTGATACTGCCGGCCACAAGCACCAGCAGGATGACGACAGAGACGATGACGATACGCTGCCTATTTCTACGCTGAAAGCGACGCATCAATGAGAGGCGGGGAGTATTAAAATCGTCAAGAGAGTCGGGGTCTGAATGGAAGGAACGTGCCTTGAAATGCGAGCCTGCAACGTCGCTCTCGCGGCTACGCTTCGCGTCAGCAGGCTCGTAAGGAAGTGCCTGAGAGAAGGGTTTTTGCAGAACGGGTTGCTGCGTTCCAGCCATGTGTTCGTCGCGTGTAAGGCTATTACTACTCTTCTCAATTTCGGCGGCCTGCACATCCGTCAGAGAGACTACGGATGCGTGTTGGCGCTGAAGCGAGTTGTCAGCTGTCTCGCTGGCGACAAACGGCACGCGGGTTCGATTATGCGGATCAACGATACGCTGGTAGGCATTGGCCAATGCTCCGGGTTGATGAAAGCGCTGTGCCGGGTCCTTGGCCAACGCACGTGCGACGATGCTGTAAAGACCGGAGGGTAGATCAGCGCGCCACCTGCTCAATGGAGGAACCGAGGCATAGAGATGCTGCTGGGCCAGTTCCTCAGGTGTGTTGCCGGCAAAGACAGGCGAACCGGCCAGCAAGTGATAGAGAACGGCTCCGAGAGCATAGACATCCGTATAGGAACTGATAGTTTTTCCCAGCAATTGCTCCGGCGCGCACACCTCACCGCGCCCGTGAAGAAGATGCCGCTGCGCATCTTGCCCGTTCAATTCAATAAGGTCCATGATGCCGAAGTTTGCTACGACGAGCTGGCCATCCAATCGAATGAAGATATTGTCGATGGTGAGATTTCCGTGCAACACATTGTGCTGGTGCGCATATTCGAGAGTAGCGGCTACCTGATCCAGGTAGCGACCGGCAGTATAGATATCCAGAGGGCCGCTCTTTGCCAGCCGGGCGCGTAATGAGCGCATAGGAATCTGTGGTGAAACAAGATATGGCGTGCCACGTTCAACTCCATAGTCAACGATGGGAAGGATATAAGGATGCTGTAAAGCTGCGATCTCCCTGGCGCGGTAAAGAAAACGTTCCAGGTAGCCCTCGCGGTTTCTTGGTGAAAGACCGCCAGGTTCGGCGAGAATGCGGATGAGATAGGTTGCTTGCGCGTCACTGGTGCGGGCAAGAAAGACGAGCTCATAATTGTCTTGCTCGATGAGTTGTTCCAGACGGTACTTTCCCAGGTTTGTTCCAACTAACCTGTCGAATGCGAGATTATTCACTGTATCAGCCCCCTTCTTAAGCAATTACTCTCAGGTCATAGCGATCCTTCCCCTTCTCGACCTTGCTCGCACCCAACGCCCACATCCATGTAGCGTTTTTCTCTTTGCGTTACAATATATTCCAGGTATAAAATGTAAAGCAGGCAAAAGCAGAATTCTAGTACGTACAATTCGTAATGTACCGACAAAATCATAGTGAATAGCGATAGATGAGTCAAGTGAATAGCAAATTTGGGTATTCTCTGATAAGAAGAGAAGCTCTGCTTTCACACCTGAAATTTAATAGAAAATAAAAATTCAGGAAACAAGTCATATTGATAATAAGGAAAGGGAGAGAAATAACAGGCACGAGGTCAGATTCGCTCACTTCCAACCACTGCCTTCTTTGAAGCACAGCGATGTTATAATGAGGTTGGAGCGAGAACGACTATGCGGGTCTTACACGTGCAGGTATTTTTGCCTGGCGAGGACACCGCGACCTGCAAACTGCTATTTATTATTTATGATGAAGGAGAAATGATATGCGGCGAATAGTAATTCTGGCCGAGGGCTCGTTTGAATGGCACTATGGCAAGACGGCCACGGGCGTGATTCGTTATGGAAAAGATACGGTGGTGGCAGTAATTGATAGCACGAAAGCCGGGATGGATGTGGCACAGGCGTTGGGAGCATCATTTGGCGTGGGTATTCCTGTTGTGCGTGATATTAATGAGGCCCTGGGTTTGCAGCCGGATACGCTTTTGATCGGTATTGCGCCTATGGGCGGCGCGCTACCGGCAGCTTGGCGCTGGCAATTGCTGAAAGCTATTGATGCCGGACTGGATATCATTAGCGGGCTGCATTTCTTTCTTTCTGAAGACGAAGAACTGCGCGCCGCCGCCGAAAAGCGCGGCGTGACGATCTGGGATGTTCGCCGTCCACCGGCCACGAACCGTGTCGCTCAATTCACGCCGCATCGTCCCGGTAGCCATACTATTTTGCTGGTAGGCTCTGATTGCGCGGTAGGCAAGATGACGGCGGCGCTGGAATTGGACCGTGAGGCGCAAAAACGTGGACTGAGCAGCGCTTTTGTGGCAACCGGGCAGACCGGCATTATGATCTCGGGCAATGGCCTGCCTGTAGACCGCATCATCAGTGACTTCGTGGCCGGTATGGTGGAACAGATGGTGCTGGATTTCTGTAGCGAGTATGACTGGGTCTTTGTCGAGGGACAGGGCGCGTTGAATCATCCGGGTTATTCACCTGTCACGCTCGGCCTTATTCATGGTTCGATGCCGGACGCGATGATCTTTTGTCACAAGGTTGGTGCGACTGCCATCGAGGGATACACCTATTGCCCGCTTCCTTCATTGAACCGCATGATCCAGATCAATGAAGACACCGTCAGCTGGGTACGCCCCGAACGGCCATGCAAAGTGGTGGGGCTTGCGCTGGTAACCCATGGCCTTTCTGAAGAGGCTGCGCTTGATGCTATCAAACAGGTCGAGGACGAGACAGGACTGCCGGCCACCGACGTATTTCGTTTCGGGACGGAAAAGCTAATGGACGCGCTCGTCAAGCATTTTGCTTCCTGAGATGATTTCTATGATCAGGCTTTTACGACGCCCTCGAGGCGGATCACCTTGATGATCGATATGATGGCGCCAGCCAATAATACAATGCCCCAGATGATCGCAATGACGCCAACGATAATCGCGGAGATTGCGTCGGTGATGCTGACCAGAAAACCTGGAACAATGCCCAACAGAAAGGTGACCAGTACATTAGCAAGTAGAGAGGTCAGCACCAGCAGCACGAGGCCCTTGCTCTGGAGAAAGCGTTGTTGGGCTAAAAAGAGGCTGACGGCGAACCCGAACTTGAGCAACATGATGAGGCTCAACGCGATATCGGCGCCCGTCCGGTTAAAGAAGCCGTAAATGATGAGATAGATAATGGTGCCGAACGGGATAGCCAGTAGCAGCGATATCATCAGGATGAGCTGACCAACCGCGAGCAATACCAGTACGAGAGCAGTAACGATCAACAGGAGCGAGAAAATAAGCGTGGCTATTCCCTGTACCCTTCCTTGCAGTCGTTCGGGGAGCAATAACGCGATGCCTATAAGTGCGACGGTGAAAAGCACAATGCTATCCACAAGGGCAAGGTAGGGGACGCCAAGCCCCGGTGGACGCCCCTGCTTGTTCAACTGGGTCAATATGTTCTGTTGATCGCTATTGAGGTGAGAGACGGCCGCACTGACCTGTGGAGGCAGTTGCTGGAAGTTACCGAGCGGAACCTGATTGCCGCGCAGCACGCCGGGAAGAGCTGTACCCGTTTCAATGAGTATAGCTAAAAAAATCAGGATGATGGCAAGTATCAGAAAAGGAGTACGCAGGCGTTCCATCTTCAGTGTGCCAGGGCTTTCCGGCAGCGTTCAAGCGGCAGGTAAAGGCACCGTCCCCTTTCTTGCTCTTTGATTGGCATTGGAACCTGTTACCTGATTATAACTGAAGAGCAGGGAAGCGGTCAAGTACATGATATGTATAATCAAACTTGCTTGCGCCCTTGACAGCCGGACAATTCACAGGTAGAATAGTCTCAGCTAGACTATACTTGCGCGCGAACCTTCAGCCAGTACATCAGAATAATAGTTCCCTACTAGACCGAATATACGGAAAGGAGATATTTGCTCGTGGGTACTGGCATATTTCATCCTTCCTCATCTAACAGCTACGAATCAATCCCTGCAAAGACTCGGAAGCAGGCACATCGTGATTGATTCAGCGGACAGGGACTTGCAGACATGGGTCAGGACGGTTGTTCCTGGTGTCGAGGTTTTCTTAGGCCCGCCTCAACACCTGGATGGCAAACAGGGAGTTAGCCTGTATCTGCTGGCGTTAAGCGATCCCCCGCCGGCGTGGATGAACCGCCAACCTGCCACGCGTGTTGCGCTGCGCTATCTGGTGACGACCTGGGCGGAAGATGAGATAGAGGCCCATCGTATACTGGGACAGCTCGTCGTGGCAGTGATGGAGAATCGTCAATACGAGCTTGACCTTGCCGCGTTGCCGGCGGCACTGTGGACAGCTTTAGGTATAGCGCCCCGGCCCTCGTTTACGTTGTGCGCGCCCCTACATATTGAGCCACCTGTGCCGGACACGAAGCTGGTCAAAGGGCCTTTAGTGATACGAGGCGCGCCGGTAACCAGCCTGCAAGGGGTTGTGCTGGGGCCTGGCAACATACCGATCGTTGGAGCGAGCGTGGAGATTCCCGCGCTTTCGCTAACTAATCATACTGATGCGAAAGGGCGATTCTACTTTTCGTCGGTACCAGGGGAGCCGCGCAGCATCCAATTGCT from Ktedonobacteraceae bacterium carries:
- a CDS encoding serine/threonine-protein kinase, whose translation is MNNLAFDRLVGTNLGKYRLEQLIEQDNYELVFLARTSDAQATYLIRILAEPGGLSPRNREGYLERFLYRAREIAALQHPYILPIVDYGVERGTPYLVSPQIPMRSLRARLAKSGPLDIYTAGRYLDQVAATLEYAHQHNVLHGNLTIDNIFIRLDGQLVVANFGIMDLIELNGQDAQRHLLHGRGEVCAPEQLLGKTISSYTDVYALGAVLYHLLAGSPVFAGNTPEELAQQHLYASVPPLSRWRADLPSGLYSIVARALAKDPAQRFHQPGALANAYQRIVDPHNRTRVPFVASETADNSLQRQHASVVSLTDVQAAEIEKSSNSLTRDEHMAGTQQPVLQKPFSQALPYEPADAKRSRESDVAGSHFKARSFHSDPDSLDDFNTPRLSLMRRFQRRNRQRIVIVSVVILLVLVAGSITGILLLTQKGAGAVTVSGQVTFLDASHITPGNSNALSIVVHGLSAPPTGYEYDAWYINDQSEQVIILGTLVLHQQTYSLSYSGGSTNLLASGNKLEVTLERKGARLPTGNVELSGSFPPQAFAHIQHLLVKFPTTPEQIGVLVGSLLQAHLLNIQADVLQNFAYSHNTSAIQCEAQSLLDIIEGSKGPDYRTLSSVCTQQDITEEGDTFGLSGSGDYLSKATVHATLAISQPDATSIMRQHAALLAVALSNAKGWVTTIKQDTLQLRANPADLSRVSEIVALADAVYHGVDANGDGLISPVPGEAGVLTAYTQGQLMATLPLAPGN
- a CDS encoding DUF1611 domain-containing protein; the protein is MRRIVILAEGSFEWHYGKTATGVIRYGKDTVVAVIDSTKAGMDVAQALGASFGVGIPVVRDINEALGLQPDTLLIGIAPMGGALPAAWRWQLLKAIDAGLDIISGLHFFLSEDEELRAAAEKRGVTIWDVRRPPATNRVAQFTPHRPGSHTILLVGSDCAVGKMTAALELDREAQKRGLSSAFVATGQTGIMISGNGLPVDRIISDFVAGMVEQMVLDFCSEYDWVFVEGQGALNHPGYSPVTLGLIHGSMPDAMIFCHKVGATAIEGYTYCPLPSLNRMIQINEDTVSWVRPERPCKVVGLALVTHGLSEEAALDAIKQVEDETGLPATDVFRFGTEKLMDALVKHFAS